One Microbacterium keratanolyticum DNA window includes the following coding sequences:
- the hemG gene encoding protoporphyrinogen oxidase translates to MTAQPPDLAARAAQKNVIVVGGGIGGLIAARECAKVGMKVTVLEAEDSVGGAIRRTELDGIVVDAGAESYATRGGTVRALLEELGLADRIVTPAAGGAWLAGIPGIGAAPLPVGGILGIPGNAFQDDVRRIIGWSGVWRAYVDRLRPPLTIGHTQSLGRLVSSRMGAKVHDRLVAPVVTGVYSASPDDIDVEVAAPGLSAALTRTGSLAGAVQVLRGESAERAKAAPGSAVEGLRGGMSTLIDALLADLAKFGVDVQTGVQVAAVTRDGQRWLVRANKDAAAAADALVDDEEIASEAIELGADAVIVATSEDAARQLLADAAPALAETPSVTSPEIEIITLLVSSPALDSAPRGTGVLTVPGSFTAKALTHSTAKWSWLSEAAGGRHVVRVSFGAQGELAATATMNDEDAAQLALREASALLGVSLGDADLIASHRSRFTQSQPASVIGSAERRSAARTAVRGVPGLAVVGAWLAGTGLAQVIPDAAKEADRLRASLLWGGEDTGPRPPAEA, encoded by the coding sequence ATGACCGCTCAGCCCCCGGACCTCGCTGCTCGCGCCGCACAGAAGAACGTCATCGTCGTCGGTGGTGGCATCGGCGGACTCATCGCGGCGCGCGAGTGCGCGAAGGTCGGCATGAAGGTCACCGTCCTTGAGGCGGAAGACTCCGTCGGCGGGGCGATCCGTCGCACCGAGCTCGACGGCATCGTGGTCGACGCGGGCGCCGAGAGCTACGCGACCCGCGGGGGCACGGTCCGCGCACTGCTGGAAGAGCTCGGACTCGCGGATCGCATCGTCACGCCCGCCGCAGGAGGCGCGTGGCTCGCGGGTATCCCCGGCATCGGTGCGGCACCGCTTCCTGTCGGGGGGATCCTCGGCATCCCGGGCAACGCGTTCCAGGACGACGTGCGCCGCATCATCGGGTGGTCGGGGGTGTGGCGGGCGTACGTCGACCGCCTCCGTCCGCCGCTCACAATCGGTCACACCCAGAGCCTCGGACGGCTGGTCTCCTCGCGCATGGGGGCGAAGGTGCACGACCGCCTGGTCGCCCCCGTCGTCACGGGCGTGTACTCGGCATCGCCGGACGACATCGATGTCGAGGTCGCGGCTCCCGGGCTCAGTGCGGCACTGACTCGCACGGGATCGCTCGCCGGCGCCGTCCAGGTGCTGCGCGGTGAGAGTGCCGAGCGTGCCAAGGCTGCGCCGGGCTCCGCCGTCGAAGGCCTGCGCGGGGGGATGTCGACCCTGATCGACGCTCTTCTCGCCGACCTCGCGAAATTCGGCGTCGACGTGCAGACCGGTGTGCAGGTCGCTGCCGTCACGCGCGACGGGCAGCGCTGGCTCGTGCGGGCGAACAAGGATGCAGCTGCGGCGGCGGACGCTCTTGTGGATGACGAGGAGATCGCCTCGGAGGCGATCGAGCTCGGAGCCGACGCGGTCATCGTCGCCACATCCGAAGACGCCGCGCGCCAGCTTCTGGCGGACGCAGCGCCGGCACTCGCCGAGACTCCGTCCGTCACATCGCCCGAGATCGAGATCATCACGCTTCTCGTGTCATCCCCGGCTCTCGACAGCGCCCCGCGGGGCACAGGCGTGCTGACGGTCCCGGGCAGCTTCACCGCGAAGGCGCTGACGCACTCGACCGCCAAGTGGTCGTGGCTGAGCGAGGCCGCAGGCGGCCGCCATGTGGTGCGTGTGTCGTTCGGCGCACAGGGTGAGCTCGCAGCGACCGCGACGATGAACGACGAGGATGCGGCGCAGCTGGCGCTGCGCGAAGCATCCGCGCTCCTCGGCGTCTCTCTCGGCGACGCCGACCTGATCGCCTCACACCGTTCACGGTTCACGCAGTCGCAGCCCGCATCGGTCATCGGTTCTGCCGAGCGCCGATCCGCTGCGCGCACCGCCGTCCGGGGGGTGCCGGGGCTCGCCGTCGTGGGGGCATGGCTGGCGGGAACCGGGCTCGCCCAGGTCATCCCGGACGCCGCGAAAGAGGCGGATCGCCTGCGTGCGAGTCTGCTCTGGGGCGGCGAGGATACAGGTCCGCGTCCTCCCGCGGAAGCCTAG
- the hemE gene encoding uroporphyrinogen decarboxylase: MSLSDAPLLRALAGDRPDRTPVWFMRQAGRSLPEYRELRVGTRMLDACLTPDLAAEITLQPVRRHGVDAGIFFSDIVVPLRLAGVEVEIEPGRGPVFAEPIRTAADVERITSIDPESLDASAVAEAVRIVVSELGETPLIGFAGAPFTLAAYLVEGGPSKEHMRARALMHTDPESWHRLAGWLAQVSRVFLQAQIDAGASAVQLFDSWAGSLSRADYLEFVAPHSTAALRDVTAPIIHFGVGTGPFLADMRLGGIADAVGVDWRMPLTEAISVLGPDVTVQGNINPALLSAPWPVLEAHVRDVLAQGRGARAHIVNLGHGVPPETDPEQLTRIVELVHSI, encoded by the coding sequence ATGTCCCTTTCTGATGCTCCGCTTCTGCGCGCTCTCGCCGGTGACCGCCCCGATCGCACTCCCGTCTGGTTCATGCGCCAGGCAGGCCGATCGCTGCCCGAGTACCGCGAACTGCGGGTGGGAACGCGGATGCTCGACGCGTGCCTCACGCCGGACCTCGCGGCCGAGATCACGCTGCAACCGGTGCGTCGTCACGGAGTGGACGCGGGCATCTTCTTCAGCGACATCGTGGTGCCGCTGCGCCTGGCCGGTGTCGAGGTCGAGATCGAGCCCGGCCGCGGCCCCGTGTTCGCCGAGCCGATCCGGACGGCCGCGGACGTCGAGCGCATCACCTCCATCGACCCGGAGTCGCTGGACGCATCCGCTGTCGCCGAGGCAGTGCGCATCGTCGTCTCCGAACTCGGGGAGACACCGCTAATCGGCTTCGCCGGTGCCCCCTTCACGCTTGCGGCCTACCTCGTCGAGGGCGGCCCCTCGAAGGAGCACATGCGCGCACGTGCGCTCATGCACACCGACCCCGAGTCGTGGCACCGCCTGGCCGGGTGGCTCGCACAGGTCTCCCGCGTCTTCCTGCAGGCGCAGATCGACGCCGGCGCCTCTGCCGTGCAGCTGTTCGACTCGTGGGCGGGCTCGCTGAGCCGGGCCGACTACCTGGAGTTCGTCGCTCCGCACTCGACCGCCGCGCTGCGCGACGTGACCGCGCCGATCATCCACTTCGGTGTGGGCACCGGGCCCTTCCTGGCTGACATGCGCCTCGGGGGCATCGCCGACGCCGTGGGTGTGGACTGGCGGATGCCCCTGACTGAGGCCATCTCGGTGCTGGGTCCCGACGTCACTGTGCAGGGCAACATCAACCCCGCGCTGCTCTCGGCGCCGTGGCCGGTCCTCGAAGCCCATGTCCGCGACGTGCTCGCCCAGGGCCGCGGCGCGCGTGCGCACATCGTCAACCTCGGGCACGGCGTGCCGCCGGAGACCGATCCTGAACAGCTCACTCGGATCGTCGAGCTCGTCCACAGCATCTGA
- a CDS encoding glutamyl-tRNA reductase, whose translation MLLCVTASHKTASFDLLERLSRTPEDVAPILVELAPCVQGAVVLATCNRFEAYVEMDEPVTAAGAIGVEAVLEAVESATGIPMADLDGAYSVHSGRRVAEHLFSVASGLESVVSGEGEIAGQVRRALTSARKNGTTSPELERLFQRASQAQRKVKNVTALGRAGRSLVRLALELADSRIADWSAERVLLVGTGAYAAVTLATLRERGATNISVHSPSGRAVAFAEKYGITALDAANYARVAAQSSLIITCTSATEPVLDASVLRTGVGPVAIESVGCPMGSAHGQLVIDLGMPRNVDPDVSGIEGVALLDLETIRLHAPLEELQATDAARTIVRDAADTFHLVGERQSVTPAVVALRSHIFSLLDAEIDRARRRGDDDGRVEQAMRHLAGVLLHTPTARAHELAAEGRGDEFATALSTLFGLGIADDVDAADASDIA comes from the coding sequence GTGTTGCTCTGCGTGACGGCGAGTCACAAGACCGCCTCCTTCGACCTTCTCGAACGCCTCAGCCGCACCCCCGAAGACGTCGCTCCCATCCTGGTGGAGCTGGCGCCGTGCGTGCAGGGTGCGGTCGTTCTGGCGACCTGTAATCGCTTCGAGGCGTACGTCGAGATGGACGAGCCGGTGACGGCCGCCGGCGCGATCGGTGTCGAAGCAGTCCTCGAAGCCGTCGAGTCCGCGACCGGCATCCCGATGGCCGATCTCGACGGCGCCTACAGCGTGCACTCCGGTCGCCGCGTCGCCGAGCACCTCTTCTCTGTCGCATCCGGCCTGGAGTCCGTCGTCTCCGGAGAGGGCGAGATCGCCGGCCAGGTTCGGCGCGCGCTCACTTCCGCCCGCAAGAACGGCACGACCTCCCCCGAACTCGAGCGCCTCTTCCAGCGCGCGAGCCAGGCGCAGCGCAAGGTCAAGAACGTCACGGCGCTCGGTCGAGCTGGGCGCTCGCTCGTTCGTCTCGCGTTGGAACTGGCCGACAGCCGGATCGCGGACTGGTCCGCCGAGCGCGTGCTGCTCGTGGGCACCGGCGCCTACGCTGCGGTGACCCTCGCGACTCTTCGCGAGCGCGGTGCCACGAACATCTCGGTGCACTCGCCGTCCGGCCGTGCCGTGGCGTTCGCCGAGAAGTACGGCATCACGGCGCTCGACGCCGCCAACTACGCGCGCGTCGCCGCCCAGTCGAGCCTCATCATCACCTGCACGAGCGCCACCGAGCCGGTGCTCGATGCCTCCGTCCTGCGCACGGGCGTGGGTCCCGTGGCGATCGAGAGCGTCGGGTGCCCCATGGGGTCCGCGCACGGCCAGCTCGTGATCGACCTCGGCATGCCCCGCAACGTCGACCCCGACGTCTCCGGCATCGAGGGTGTCGCGCTGCTCGACCTCGAGACGATCCGGCTTCACGCGCCTCTCGAAGAGCTTCAGGCGACGGATGCTGCCCGCACGATCGTGCGCGATGCCGCCGACACCTTCCATCTCGTCGGTGAACGTCAGAGCGTCACCCCCGCGGTCGTCGCCCTGCGATCCCACATCTTCTCGCTCCTCGACGCCGAGATCGACCGTGCGCGCCGCCGCGGTGACGACGACGGACGCGTGGAACAGGCGATGCGCCACCTCGCCGGAGTCCTTCTGCACACCCCGACGGCCCGGGCGCACGAACTCGCCGCGGAGGGTCGCGGAGACGAGTTCGCGACCGCGCTCTCGACGCTCTTCGGACTCGGCATCGCCGACGACGTCGACGCCGCAGACGCATCCGACATCGCCTGA
- a CDS encoding recombinase family protein has product MTKAAIYTRISLDTEGEALGVARQEQDCRDLAARDGLDVVAVFSDNDTGASTRSRKKTRPQYTDMLSRARTGEFGVIIAYSNSRLTRRPLELEELITLYEQHGVRITTVVSGNDDLTTADGRMVARIKGNVDAAEAERTAERVARKHLESAREGRPVAGTRPFGWQPGGRELDAKEAKLIRDAAADIIAGIGTYAIARRWNDAGVTTSTGRPWQGHVLGRMMKSPRLAGWRIHQGQVAIGRDGQPVRGQWEPILDQATHDALVIALSPADTRSRVPRKNARHYLMTGTLRCGVCGAVMYGNAAKYPAYRCAATDHTVAASTVAVDDLVTAVVLAKLADVELDTPKPEFTDSDRLAEVEASIASLMASFTAHELSAEVVFPAVSRLEKERDQLRAERRRIQAAEAAPDLSSVDRARWAKMSMDARRGVVESLLGAVLVRPATRGGNRFDPDRVEFVWR; this is encoded by the coding sequence GTGACCAAGGCGGCTATCTACACTCGAATCTCCCTCGACACGGAAGGCGAAGCGCTCGGCGTGGCCCGGCAGGAGCAGGACTGCCGCGATCTCGCAGCGCGCGACGGCCTCGACGTGGTCGCAGTCTTCAGCGACAACGACACCGGGGCCAGCACCCGCTCGCGGAAGAAGACACGCCCCCAGTACACCGACATGCTCAGCCGCGCACGGACAGGTGAGTTCGGCGTCATCATCGCCTACTCCAACAGCCGACTCACGCGCCGCCCCCTGGAGCTTGAAGAGCTCATCACCCTGTACGAGCAGCACGGCGTCCGCATCACTACGGTCGTGTCGGGCAACGACGACCTGACCACGGCTGACGGGCGCATGGTGGCGCGCATCAAGGGCAACGTAGACGCCGCCGAGGCTGAGCGCACCGCCGAGCGCGTGGCCCGGAAGCACCTGGAGAGCGCGCGCGAAGGTCGCCCCGTGGCGGGCACCCGCCCGTTCGGCTGGCAGCCTGGAGGGCGCGAGCTGGACGCCAAGGAGGCCAAACTGATCCGTGATGCAGCAGCCGACATCATCGCGGGCATCGGCACCTACGCGATCGCGCGGCGGTGGAACGACGCCGGGGTGACGACCTCGACGGGCCGACCGTGGCAGGGGCATGTGCTGGGTCGGATGATGAAGTCACCACGGCTGGCAGGGTGGCGCATCCATCAGGGTCAGGTCGCTATCGGCCGCGACGGGCAGCCAGTGCGCGGTCAGTGGGAGCCGATCTTGGATCAGGCCACACACGACGCTCTCGTCATCGCGCTCAGCCCCGCAGACACCCGCTCCCGAGTGCCCCGCAAGAACGCGCGCCACTACCTGATGACGGGCACCCTGCGGTGTGGTGTGTGCGGAGCGGTGATGTACGGCAACGCTGCCAAGTATCCGGCCTACCGGTGCGCCGCGACCGACCACACGGTCGCTGCCAGCACGGTCGCCGTGGATGATCTGGTCACCGCCGTGGTGCTGGCGAAGCTGGCCGATGTCGAGCTGGATACCCCGAAGCCGGAGTTCACGGACTCAGACCGGCTGGCGGAGGTTGAGGCGTCTATCGCAAGCCTCATGGCGTCGTTCACGGCGCACGAGCTGTCAGCCGAGGTAGTGTTCCCCGCCGTGTCTCGGCTCGAAAAAGAGCGCGACCAACTACGTGCCGAGCGCCGCCGCATCCAGGCAGCCGAGGCCGCACCCGACCTCAGCAGCGTGGATCGTGCGCGGTGGGCCAAGATGAGCATGGACGCGCGGCGCGGGGTCGTTGAGTCGCTGCTGGGTGCCGTGCTGGTGCGCCCCGCCACACGCGGCGGTAACCGGTTCGACCCCGACCGGGTGGAGTTCGTCTGGCGGTAG
- a CDS encoding phage holin family protein, with protein MPRAYRDRAEDSFLSLIGDLPDLVSNLVKAEINAAKVWISRTAKDAGIGSVWFLVALFFLFWAIPLLLTFAVAGLSSWWPVWLSAIVVFAGLLVAVALFALLGVLKFRRVLARENPAQAVAEDIRLVREADDDSL; from the coding sequence ATGCCCCGCGCATATCGTGATCGCGCCGAAGACAGCTTTCTGTCGCTGATCGGCGACCTTCCCGACCTCGTCAGCAACCTCGTCAAGGCCGAGATCAATGCCGCGAAGGTGTGGATCTCGCGCACCGCGAAGGATGCCGGAATCGGCAGCGTCTGGTTCCTCGTCGCGCTGTTCTTCCTGTTCTGGGCCATTCCTCTGCTGCTGACCTTTGCGGTCGCCGGACTCTCGTCCTGGTGGCCGGTCTGGCTTTCGGCGATCGTCGTGTTCGCCGGGCTCTTGGTCGCCGTCGCGCTGTTCGCACTGCTGGGCGTGCTGAAGTTCCGCCGTGTGCTCGCACGTGAGAACCCGGCCCAGGCCGTCGCCGAAGACATCCGACTCGTACGAGAGGCAGACGATGACTCCCTCTGA
- the hemQ gene encoding hydrogen peroxide-dependent heme synthase translates to MSDVHAQAPADPSASPEGFTLWAVWRRNPDSPVLETDATELEDIVAHIEAGGISVRGFYDVSGLKADADLMVWLHGDTAEELQRALRRLRRTEMLRPLLPVWNVLGVHRDAEFNRSHVPGFLRGIEPKGWLCLYPFVRTPEWYLIPEDERRRMLAEHGRKGAAFTGVIANTVASFALGDYEWLLPLEADDPKELVDLMRDLRYTDARNFVKEEVPFYTGRRLRLDEIAEVLQ, encoded by the coding sequence ATGTCCGACGTGCACGCACAAGCGCCCGCTGACCCGTCCGCCTCTCCCGAGGGCTTCACCCTCTGGGCTGTCTGGCGCCGCAACCCCGACTCGCCTGTCCTCGAGACCGACGCGACCGAGCTCGAAGATATCGTGGCCCACATCGAGGCCGGGGGCATCTCCGTCCGCGGCTTCTACGACGTCAGTGGTCTCAAGGCCGACGCCGACCTCATGGTCTGGCTGCACGGCGACACCGCGGAAGAGCTGCAGCGCGCGCTGCGCCGCCTGCGTCGCACCGAGATGCTGCGCCCGCTGCTTCCCGTGTGGAACGTACTGGGCGTGCACCGCGATGCGGAGTTCAACCGCTCGCACGTGCCCGGCTTCCTGCGCGGCATCGAGCCGAAGGGCTGGCTGTGCCTGTACCCCTTCGTGCGCACCCCCGAGTGGTACCTCATCCCGGAAGACGAGCGTCGGCGGATGCTCGCGGAGCACGGACGCAAGGGTGCCGCGTTCACGGGCGTCATCGCCAACACCGTCGCGTCCTTCGCGCTCGGCGACTATGAGTGGCTGCTGCCGCTTGAAGCCGACGACCCGAAGGAACTCGTCGATCTCATGCGCGACCTGCGGTACACGGATGCGCGCAACTTCGTGAAGGAAGAGGTGCCGTTCTACACCGGGCGCCGCCTGCGCCTGGACGAGATCGCCGAGGTCCTGCAGTAG